The genomic segment TCGGCGAACCCGCCGTCAGTGAGGTCGTCGCCTTCGGTGCCGACGAGGTGGATGTACTCACGACTGCGGCCAGCGCGGAGACGTTCTCCGAACATCCACTTGCCGATGCGATCCTCGAGGCCGCCGACGAGCAAGGCTTCGAGTACGGAGACCCCGACGCCTTCGATTCCGTGACCGGCAAGGGCGTCCGGGTAACCGTGGCCAGCGACGACGTACTGGTCGGGAAACCGGGATGGCTCAGCGACGAGGGGATCGACCTGTCGAAGGGAGACGCCGATATTGAGCGACTCCAAGGCCGCGGCCTCACCGTTGCTGGAGTTGTTCGTGGCGGTGACCTCATCGGCCTGATCGGTATCGGTGACGAGGTCAAGAGCGACGCCGCTGCGACCGTCCAGCGGATGACAGAGGTCGGCATTACGCCCGTGATGATCACCGGGGACAACGAGCGCACCGCGAACGCGGTCGCCGAGGAGGTCGGCATCGACCGCGTTATGGCAGACGTGCTGCCCGACGAGAAACGCGAAGAGATCGGTCGCCTGCAGGACGAGGGTTACCGCGTCGCGATGGTCGGCGACGGCATCAACGACGCTCCCGCACTCACGCAGGCGGACATTGGTATCGCCATCGGCGCAGGGACCGATATCGCCATCGAGTCAGCGGATATCGTCCTGATGGGCGACCGGCTTGGTGGCGTGATGGACGCCTACGAGATCGGGAAAGAGAGCTACCGGAAGACCCGTCAGAACCTCGCGACGGCCCTCGCGTTCAACGGCATCGGCGTCGCCGCCGCGACCACAGGGCTCGTTCACCCAGTGTTCGCGATGCTTGCGATGGTGTTGTCCGTCTCGGCCGTCCTCGCCAACAGCTTCGCTGGTCAACTCCTCTCGGGCGAGGGTGTCAACACCGAATTCGCCTCGACGAACGCACGGACGGTGACGTGAGCGACGGCCGGACGGCGGCCGATTAGGCCACGACGTCGTAGCCAGCCTGTTCGATTGCCGCGTTCACGTCGTCGTCGGAGACCCCATCCTCGAGGACCACGTCGACCGTGTCAGCGTCGTGGTCGGCCTCGACCCGACTCACACCGTCGAGGTTTCGCAGGGCGGTCTCCACGTTCTGTTCGCACCCGTTGCACGACATCCCGGTGACTGAGATCGTCTTTCGCTCCATACGGGACTGTAAACACTCGCGGGGGATGGCCATTACGGTAACTGTTGTATCGGTTTTATCTCTATTAGAGATGGGGCGTCATCGTCCGGAGAGCTGTTTGTGTCGGCCCCAAAGGGGTGGAGGCTCTTCGAGAGGGGACCTACTAACGACGAAGAGAGCGACGAATTCCCGCCAGAGAAGCGGCTTGAAGCATCGAACACGCGCCTGATCAAGGCCGGTATCGCCACGATTCCTGATATGGAGACTCTTCAGGAGTGTGTTGCCTACGAGAACGCCCATCAGAACCGGACGCAGATTCTGCGCCGGCTCAAGTGGAAGGCTGAAGAGCTGCGTGAGGACGAAAAGTAAGCCCTATTCTTAACCAACACACTCTGCGTGAGTTCCCCCTATTGTTGGTTAATCTGCTGTGCCTCGGTTTTTCCGGCCCCTGAAAGGGTGCGGGGCAGCCAGCAGCGGCCTCGCGAGCCTAATCATGTCCCTCGAGCTGAGCTCCAGCGCCAGCACCGCCCGTGAAATCGCCGCCGCCAGACAAACAGACTTCGTGGCGTTCCTCCACCGAGCTCCCTTTGCCGGCGATGCTCTCGCCCTCGGATTTCTCCCCGGGTTTCGGGAAGACTGTGGGTATCAGACGGATCAGTACCTGAACCTCGATATTCCCGTTGGGATGCTCGACAACGATTTCCGGAATCCCGATCTGGAGCGGTTCGTCGACCGGTTCTTCGAGTACGAACCTCAGGTCGGGGTCATCGGGGACGTCGACGAAATCGACGACGTCGACGCCCACGTCGCTGCTGCTCGTGAGATCCAAGCGAGCTATCCCGAGGCCGAGCTCATCGTCGTTCCGAAGTCGCGGGCGGTGATCGACGCGATACCCGAGACCCTCGTCCTCGGGTATTCACACGGGTACGCCGACCGCCTGGCCCACGAGTTCTCCGACCCAGCGGATTGGAGAGGGCGGCGCGTCCACATCCTCGGCGGGAGTCCGCCCAAGCAGCTCGACGCCATTCGACAGCTGACCAGGCCGACACTCACCGACGAGCCACCAGCCGACATCGTCGGCGTCGATTGGAACGGGCTGCATCGTGGCGCACAGTTCGGTGAGTTCTGGACGGCTGACGGCTGGGACGACAGCGGTCGCAACGCCGACCACGTCACCGTGCGAAAGACGGTGCGCCATAGTCTCGCTCGCATCCGCGAGTTCTGGC from the Natronomonas gomsonensis genome contains:
- a CDS encoding heavy-metal-associated domain-containing protein, yielding MERKTISVTGMSCNGCEQNVETALRNLDGVSRVEADHDADTVDVVLEDGVSDDDVNAAIEQAGYDVVA
- a CDS encoding DUF6610 family protein, which encodes MSLELSSSASTAREIAAARQTDFVAFLHRAPFAGDALALGFLPGFREDCGYQTDQYLNLDIPVGMLDNDFRNPDLERFVDRFFEYEPQVGVIGDVDEIDDVDAHVAAAREIQASYPEAELIVVPKSRAVIDAIPETLVLGYSHGYADRLAHEFSDPADWRGRRVHILGGSPPKQLDAIRQLTRPTLTDEPPADIVGVDWNGLHRGAQFGEFWTADGWDDSGRNADHVTVRKTVRHSLARIREFWQSHGIWPETTPEDAGLHFEYEGPSPADLEQAACTECGANVWRTRRGPFVAEYDTGAVCGYCSYECYFTHRHRNNLEEIAGEQSVYIPPA